One window of the Solanum stenotomum isolate F172 chromosome 11, ASM1918654v1, whole genome shotgun sequence genome contains the following:
- the LOC125845836 gene encoding uncharacterized protein LOC125845836 produces the protein MAEIGTKINARIDRKDENIRNIQISRMSLEKQVAQVGNSLNLRPQGGFPSDTELNPKKLNVVSTRSGLQLKELAPKKRDTEGIPKYVKYVKEILANKRRLTEYEIVASVLGYGAWALIDVVARKLTKRAHDKVEVFDVYRALKLPSIYEELSGITVVDPTVESQFIAPEDPLESILVGHDVDGDIKAKEITSCLNLASMGLYRGRVESLDHELGSSPKPLIEEAPKLELKYMPAHLRYAYLGTNETLPIILSAELSETQVDAALRILKRRKKVIGWKMTDIHGISPALCMNKIYMEEDHKPSAQHQRRLNPLMKELVRKEVIKWLDTGILYPISNSNWVSLVQCVPKKGGMTMVKNEKNELTPTRTMLDRLAEQEYYCFLDGYFGYNRIFVAPEDLEKTTLTRPYSTYAFKHMLFGLCNASTTIQRYVMTIFHDMVEDFLEVFKDDFSVFGKSFEICLRNLDQVLARCEDTDLVLNWEKCHFLVQEGIVLGHKVSKSGLGVDKAKVEVIEKFPPPISTLDSAQANYTVTEKKMLALVFPFNKFKSYLIGTKVIVYTDHAAIKYLINKKDAKPRLIQWILLLQEFDLEIKDRKGIENQIVDHLSRLEDFYHVHEGEQIWEEFSDERLMALDISRVSWYADIVNLIVSGEYPLDATTQQKKILIHDAKFYIWDEPFLFKQGVDQVVRRCIMEYEVKKVLESFHANPYGGHNGRERTTHKFLVNGQRVKYYFGEDSDHDREALELND, from the exons ATGGCAGAAATTGGTACGAAGATAAATGCTAGGATAGATAGGAAGGATGAGAACATAAGGAACATCCAAATTTCCCGAATGAGTCTGGAAAAACAAGTTGCACAAGTAGGTAATTCACTAAACTTGCGTCCTCAAGGAGGTTTTCCCAGTGACACTGAACTCAACCCTAAGAAATTGAATGTTGTAAGTACAAGAAGTGGGTTACAACTAAAGGAACTAGCTCCAAAGAAGAGAGATACTGAG GGAATTCCAAAGTATGTCAAGTATGTGAAGGAGATACTGGCAAACAAGAGGAGACTCACGGAGTATGAAATAGTG GCGTCTGTTCTTGGCTATGGGGCTTGGGCATTGATTGATGTAGTAGCTAGGAAGTTGACTAAGAGGGCACACGATAAGGTTGAAGTATTTGATGTCTATCGCGCCTTGAAATTGCCTTCTATCTATGAAGAGTTATCTGGTATTACGGTTGTAGATCCCACAGTAGAATCACAGTTCATTGCACCCGAGGACCCCTTGGAAAGCATTTTAGTGGGACATGACGTAGATGGAGATATTAAAGCTAAAGAAATAACGTCTTGTTTGAATTTGGCATCCATGGGATTATACAGAGGTAGAGTAGAGTCATTGGATCATGAATTGGGGTCTTCGCCCAAACCCTTAATTGAAGAAGCACCGAAATTGGAATTGAAATATATGCCTGCTCACCTAAGGTATGCATATTTGGGTACTAATGAAACCTTACCTATAATACTTTCTGCAGAATTGTCTGAAACACAGGTTGATGCGGCATTGAGAATTTTAAAGCGGAGAAAGAAAGTTATTGGCTGGAAGATGACAGATATTCATGGGATTAGTCCGGCATTATGTATGAACAAAATCTATATGGAAGAGGATCACAAACCGAGTGCACAACATCAACGTAGACTGAATCCCTTGATGAAAGAACTAGTGAGAAAGGAAGTAATAAAGTGGTTAGATACTGGAATCTTGTACCCAATTTCTAATAGCAATTGGGTAAGTCTCGTGCAGTGTGTCCCAAAGAAGGGAGGTATGACAATGgtgaagaatgaaaaaaatgagttaacTCCCACTAGAACG ATGTTGGACCGATTAGCAGAGCAGGAGTACTATTGTTTCTTAGATGGGTATTTCGGATATAATCGTATTTTTGTTGCGCCCGAAGATCTAGAAAAGACCACATTAACTCGTCCTTATAGTACATATGCTTTCAAACACATGCTATTTGGACTTTGCAATGCGTCGACGACTATTCAAAGGTACGTGATGaccatttttcatgatatggtggaggacttTTTAGAGGTGTTCAAGGATGATTTCTCAGTCTTTGGGAAGTCTTTTGAGATATGTCTCCGAAATCTTGATCAAGTACTTGCTAGATGTGAAGACACAGATTTAGTGCTAAActgggagaagtgtcacttcTTGGTTCAAGAGGGCATAGTATTGGGTCATAAAGTGTCAAAGTCTGGACTAGGAGTAGATAAAGCCAAGGTGGAAGTTATTGAAAAATTTCCCCctcctatctct ACCCTTGATTCTGCTCAAGCTAATTACACAGTGACTGAGAAGAAGATGTTGGCTCTAGTGTTCCCCTTCAACAAGTTCAAATCATATTTGATAGGTACAAAGGTAATTGTTTATACTGACCATGCAGCTATTAAGTACTTAATCAACAAGAAGGATGCTAAACCAAGGTTAATTCAGTGGATAttgcttctccaagaatttgacCTTGAGATCAAAGATAGAAAGGGTATTGAGAATCAAATAGTTGATCATTTGTCCAGGTTAGAAGATTTTTACCATGTACATGAAGGGGAACAAATTTGGGAAGAGTTTTCGGATGAACGGTTAATGGCACTAGATATCTCTCGAGTGTCATGGTATGCTGATATAGTGAATTTGATAGTAAGTGGAGAGTACCCTCTAGATGCAACCacccaacaaaagaaaattttaattcatgaTGCTAAGTTCTACATCTGGGATGAACCATTCTTGTTCAAGCAAGGAGTGGATCAGGTGGTAAGAAGATGCATTATGGAATATGAGGTAAAGAAAGTACTTGAAAGTTTTCATGCCAACCCATATGGAGGACACAATGGAAGAGAGCGCACGACTCATAAG TTCTTGGTGAATGGGCAAAGGGTGAAGTACTACTTCGGTGAAGATTCGGATCATGATCGGGAGGCTCTTGAGCTGAATGATTGA